The proteins below are encoded in one region of Lactuca sativa cultivar Salinas chromosome 3, Lsat_Salinas_v11, whole genome shotgun sequence:
- the LOC111916490 gene encoding uncharacterized protein LOC111916490 encodes MGNTPHRRSSSSSSYFSGCISPSCVQSHNQYTLINDGKHINGCDRWRRKWRKLINTVIRESKKSIYGSPKPLTFRYDAVSYSQNFDEGTHRCEYYDQHGRRCSIAHRAHSDRVLLQFSN; translated from the exons ATGGGCAACACTCCTCACCGgagatcatcatcatcatcatcttactTTTCCGGCTGTATCTCGCCGTCGTGTGTTCAATCTCATAACCAGTATACACTAATCAACGACGGCAAACACATCAATGGCTGTGATCGATGGCGTCGGAAGTGGAGAAAGCTGATCAACACAGTGATTCGAGAAAGCAAGAAGAGCATCTATGGATCCCCAAAACCTTTGACATTCCGGTATGACGCCGTTAGCTACTCGCAGAATTTCGATGAAGGAACTCATCGGTGTGAGTATTACGATCAGCACGGACGTCGATGCTCAATTGCTCACAG GGCCCACAGTGATCGTGTCCTGCTCCAGTTTAGCAATTAG